From Pseudothermotoga thermarum DSM 5069, a single genomic window includes:
- a CDS encoding ABC transporter ATP-binding protein, whose amino-acid sequence MITHNLGIVAEMTSRVFVMYAGQLVEESPCKELFEKPLHPYTEALLKSIPSLESKKGSKLYTIPGTVPNLLDPPSGCRFHPRCEFAKKICSEKVPSLTLQDNGRKVRCFLRGSEPEEVNTIEFAKSC is encoded by the coding sequence TTGATAACCCACAATCTTGGAATAGTTGCGGAAATGACGAGTCGCGTCTTTGTAATGTATGCAGGACAACTTGTGGAGGAATCACCCTGCAAGGAACTTTTTGAAAAACCTCTTCATCCTTACACCGAAGCACTCTTGAAATCTATACCAAGCTTGGAGTCAAAGAAAGGCAGTAAGTTGTACACAATCCCAGGAACGGTTCCAAATCTTTTGGATCCACCTTCTGGATGTCGCTTTCATCCAAGATGTGAATTTGCAAAAAAGATATGCTCAGAAAAGGTCCCATCACTCACTTTGCAGGACAACGGAAGAAAAGTTAGATGCTTCCTACGTGGCTCAGAACCCGAGGAGGTGAACACCATTGAGTTTGCGAAAAGTTGTTGA
- a CDS encoding ABC transporter ATP-binding protein, translating into MSLRKVVEVRGLVKWFPVKTGIFQNKILGYVKAVDEVDFEIYEGQTLGLVGESGCGKTTTARCILRLVEPTKGEIIFNGIDITKLKQKELRKLRPKMQIVFQDPYSSLNPRLTVKEIIGEALDYHGIAKGKELEERVKELLEMVGLAPEHMRRYPHEFSGGQRQRISIARALATNPDLIVCDEPVSALDVSIQSQILNLLEELQEKFKISYLFISHELNVVKYISHRIGVMYLGKIVEICDSEELYTNPLHPYTKALISAIPIPNPKVKRQRIILEGDVPSPFNPPQGCRFTPRCRYAMEICKKEHPRLIEVSPNHLVACYLYQS; encoded by the coding sequence TTGAGTTTGCGAAAAGTTGTTGAAGTGCGAGGACTTGTAAAATGGTTCCCAGTAAAGACAGGGATTTTTCAAAACAAAATCCTTGGTTACGTGAAAGCAGTTGATGAAGTGGATTTTGAAATATACGAAGGACAAACACTTGGCTTAGTCGGAGAAAGTGGTTGTGGAAAAACCACGACCGCAAGGTGCATCTTAAGGCTTGTTGAACCAACAAAGGGAGAAATCATCTTCAACGGGATCGACATAACTAAACTCAAGCAAAAAGAACTTAGAAAGTTAAGGCCTAAAATGCAAATAGTTTTTCAAGATCCATACAGTTCTCTCAATCCAAGGCTTACAGTTAAAGAAATTATCGGAGAGGCTTTGGATTATCACGGTATAGCGAAGGGAAAAGAGCTTGAAGAGAGAGTGAAGGAACTTCTGGAAATGGTTGGACTTGCCCCTGAACATATGAGAAGGTATCCCCATGAGTTTTCCGGCGGTCAAAGGCAAAGAATAAGCATAGCAAGAGCTCTGGCAACAAATCCAGATTTGATCGTTTGTGATGAACCTGTCTCGGCTTTGGATGTCTCCATCCAAAGTCAGATACTCAATTTGCTCGAAGAACTTCAGGAAAAATTTAAGATATCTTACCTCTTTATTTCTCACGAGCTAAACGTTGTAAAGTATATCTCCCATAGAATAGGCGTCATGTATCTAGGGAAAATAGTAGAAATCTGTGACAGCGAAGAGCTTTACACCAATCCATTGCACCCATACACAAAAGCTTTGATTTCAGCTATTCCAATTCCAAATCCAAAGGTTAAAAGACAAAGGATAATCTTGGAAGGAGATGTGCCAAGTCCATTCAATCCTCCACAAGGCTGCAGGTTTACCCCAAGATGCCGCTATGCCATGGAAATCTGCAAAAAAGAACATCCAAGGTTGATCGAGGTATCACCAAATCATCTTGTTGCTTGTTACCTTTACCAATCATGA
- a CDS encoding N-acyl-D-amino-acid deacylase family protein, which yields MFDLLIINGKIIDGTSNPWFYGDIAVKDGKIIQVGFIKEKKAKRIIDVSGLFVCPGFIDIHSHSDLEPMANYRCESKVRQGVTTEVVGNCGDSAAPVFGQAYEDQKKATEEYELKLTWQIVAQYLDALQNSKPSINYAMLIGHGTIRKSVMGYDNRKPTADELEKMKELVKQAMEEGAFGISTGLLYPPGSFADVEEIIELCKVVAKYGGYYATHMRSEGDWLEQSVAETIEIGKQANISVQISHHKAFGKQNYGKVEKTLRMIEQARKNGIDVTCDVYPYTATSTSLASILPSWVHEGGKEKMLERLKNNEIRRKIAEQIDPVQRRISGYENLYISYVSSDKNKWCEGKSVQQIAHQLNKEPIDVVLDLIIEEKAHVGMIRFAMDEEDVKKVISSPYSMIGSDGSALAPYGILSKGHPHPRNYGTFPRVLARYVRELEVISLEEAIRKMTSFPAQRLGLSDRGLIKPNMAADIVVFDFDKVKDTATHEEPKRYPEGIEYVIVNGVITVEKGEHTDARVGKVLRKNSN from the coding sequence ATGTTCGATCTTTTGATAATAAACGGCAAGATAATCGATGGAACTTCCAATCCTTGGTTTTACGGAGATATAGCTGTCAAAGATGGAAAAATTATTCAAGTCGGTTTTATCAAAGAGAAAAAAGCCAAAAGGATAATCGACGTAAGTGGGCTTTTTGTTTGCCCTGGTTTCATAGACATCCACAGCCATTCGGACTTAGAACCGATGGCCAATTATCGTTGCGAAAGCAAAGTTAGACAAGGTGTCACAACCGAAGTGGTTGGAAACTGTGGAGATTCAGCTGCGCCTGTTTTTGGTCAAGCTTACGAAGATCAAAAGAAAGCCACCGAAGAGTATGAATTAAAACTAACCTGGCAAATAGTTGCACAGTATTTGGATGCTCTACAAAACTCAAAACCAAGCATCAACTATGCCATGTTGATCGGTCATGGAACGATTCGAAAATCGGTTATGGGATACGATAATAGAAAACCAACAGCCGATGAACTGGAAAAGATGAAAGAACTTGTCAAACAAGCGATGGAAGAAGGGGCATTTGGAATCTCAACTGGCTTGCTATATCCTCCTGGTTCATTTGCCGATGTTGAGGAAATAATAGAGCTATGCAAAGTTGTTGCAAAATACGGTGGTTATTACGCAACGCATATGAGAAGTGAAGGTGATTGGTTAGAACAATCCGTGGCTGAAACGATAGAAATTGGAAAACAAGCCAACATTTCAGTTCAAATTTCACATCACAAAGCCTTTGGAAAACAAAATTACGGCAAGGTTGAAAAAACCTTGAGAATGATAGAACAAGCAAGAAAAAATGGTATAGATGTCACTTGCGATGTTTATCCTTACACCGCAACTTCAACAAGCTTGGCTTCGATTCTTCCAAGTTGGGTTCACGAAGGTGGCAAAGAAAAAATGCTCGAAAGGCTGAAAAACAACGAAATCAGACGGAAAATAGCCGAGCAAATAGACCCAGTACAACGTCGAATCAGTGGATACGAGAATCTCTACATCAGCTATGTTTCCAGCGACAAGAACAAATGGTGTGAAGGAAAAAGCGTTCAACAAATTGCACATCAACTGAACAAAGAACCGATAGATGTGGTTTTGGATCTGATAATCGAAGAAAAAGCACACGTTGGAATGATAAGATTCGCTATGGATGAAGAAGACGTGAAGAAGGTTATATCAAGTCCATACTCGATGATAGGCTCTGATGGAAGCGCTCTTGCACCGTATGGAATTCTTTCAAAAGGTCATCCTCATCCAAGAAACTACGGTACATTTCCAAGGGTTTTGGCAAGGTATGTGAGAGAGCTAGAGGTTATAAGTTTAGAAGAAGCGATCAGGAAGATGACGTCTTTTCCAGCTCAAAGGCTTGGACTCAGCGATAGGGGTTTGATCAAGCCAAACATGGCAGCAGACATAGTTGTTTTTGATTTTGACAAGGTGAAGGACACTGCGACGCATGAAGAACCGAAGAGATACCCAGAAGGGATAGAGTATGTGATAGTGAACGGTGTGATCACCGTTGAGAAAGGTGAACACACCGACGCAAGAGTTGGAAAAGTGTTGAGAAAAAATTCAAACTGA
- a CDS encoding cation-translocating P-type ATPase — MLFKGAALCNDAFVTVKDGKRITSGDPTEVALAVAAFENGFEKEQLEKTYPRVYEIPFESERKMMTTVHQFESKKIVFTKGAPDVVISKCSHFMDYEGQIKEMTQEDRVEIEKVNSQMAEQGLRVLAVAFKYLESEDYSNLEDDLIFLGLMGMIDPPRPEVKEALEKCKKAGIDVVMITGDHKITAKTIAQELGIMDENGMILTGKELIEMDVKDLEEVVEKVKVYARVSPSDKLKIVEALKRKGKIVAMTGDGVNDAPALKRADIGVAMGITGTDVSKDASEMILTDDNFASIVAAIEEGRKIFDNIRKVVYYLLSCNISEVATIFISILLRLPLPLIPVQILWMNLVTDGLPALALGVEPAEPDIMERPPRDPKEGIMNKQVLTSILLGGLLLSILTMFVYGWALWEHDEIRLLRTMVFFTLSTGQLLHAFNSKSLKHSLFKVGIRNNPRLILACVVSFLMLLAVIYVPGLQEIFGTHPLTGIQLLVSVVTALLIVPLYELVKLFLRKRYS; from the coding sequence ATGCTCTTTAAAGGTGCCGCTTTGTGCAACGATGCGTTTGTAACAGTGAAAGATGGTAAAAGAATCACATCCGGTGATCCAACGGAAGTTGCGTTGGCAGTTGCTGCTTTTGAAAACGGATTTGAAAAAGAACAGCTTGAAAAAACATATCCAAGAGTTTATGAAATACCTTTTGAATCTGAAAGAAAGATGATGACAACGGTTCACCAGTTTGAATCAAAGAAGATAGTTTTCACAAAAGGAGCACCAGATGTCGTTATATCAAAGTGTAGCCATTTCATGGACTATGAGGGACAAATAAAAGAAATGACCCAGGAAGATAGGGTTGAAATCGAAAAGGTTAACTCCCAAATGGCAGAACAGGGTTTAAGAGTGCTTGCCGTGGCCTTCAAATATCTTGAAAGCGAAGATTATTCGAACCTTGAAGATGACTTGATCTTTCTTGGACTTATGGGAATGATCGATCCACCAAGACCTGAGGTTAAAGAAGCTCTTGAAAAGTGCAAGAAAGCTGGTATCGATGTTGTGATGATAACGGGTGATCACAAAATAACTGCAAAAACAATAGCGCAAGAACTAGGAATAATGGATGAAAATGGGATGATACTGACTGGTAAGGAACTCATCGAAATGGACGTGAAAGATTTAGAGGAAGTTGTTGAAAAGGTGAAAGTTTACGCAAGAGTTTCTCCGAGTGATAAACTCAAGATAGTTGAAGCTTTGAAAAGAAAAGGAAAAATCGTTGCGATGACGGGTGACGGCGTCAACGATGCCCCTGCTCTCAAGAGAGCCGACATTGGCGTTGCGATGGGTATCACTGGTACCGATGTTTCAAAGGATGCATCTGAGATGATACTCACCGACGACAATTTTGCAAGCATAGTTGCGGCTATCGAAGAGGGAAGAAAGATTTTTGACAACATCAGAAAGGTGGTTTATTACCTACTTTCGTGCAACATAAGCGAAGTTGCGACTATTTTCATATCGATACTTTTAAGGTTGCCTTTGCCCTTGATACCCGTTCAGATACTGTGGATGAATTTGGTCACAGATGGTCTGCCGGCTCTTGCTTTGGGAGTTGAACCTGCAGAACCTGATATCATGGAAAGACCTCCACGAGATCCAAAGGAAGGAATAATGAACAAACAGGTTTTAACCAGCATATTACTTGGTGGATTGCTTTTGTCGATACTTACGATGTTTGTGTACGGTTGGGCACTTTGGGAGCATGATGAAATCAGGTTGCTTCGAACAATGGTCTTTTTCACACTTTCAACAGGCCAGCTTCTTCACGCGTTTAACTCGAAATCTTTGAAACATTCACTCTTCAAGGTGGGTATAAGAAACAATCCGCGCTTGATCCTTGCTTGTGTGGTTTCCTTCTTGATGCTTTTGGCTGTGATCTACGTACCAGGACTTCAAGAGATATTTGGGACGCATCCGTTGACGGGAATTCAGCTGCTTGTATCGGTAGTTACCGCTTTGTTGATCGTTCCGCTGTATGAGTTGGTAAAACTGTTTTTGAGAAAAAGATACAGCTAA
- a CDS encoding cysteine desulfurase family protein, with product MESPSSRIKELLREHGEPPRHIYYDLENSGWVPPEVVEAMLPYFNTKGYGHPSITHKVGWEALEIVYETKELLARTIGAKDVEEIVFTHSGTEANNLAIMGYLLKNRQRKGKVIVSAIEHLSVIHPAEYLAELFGFQVQRIPVDTEGFVDPEMLKYYVDKDTILVSIQMVNHEIGTIQNIRELVDTAKTINSNLVFHTDAADAYGWMPIDVDKLGVDLLTISSHKIHGPRGGGRSLREKRNRAGLSNKRSTQCREALAWRRKCSSHSRFQEGYRAILQ from the coding sequence ATGGAATCTCCCAGTAGTAGGATAAAGGAACTTCTTAGAGAACACGGCGAGCCGCCGAGGCATATCTACTATGATCTCGAAAACAGTGGATGGGTCCCGCCAGAAGTAGTTGAGGCCATGTTACCATATTTTAATACAAAAGGATATGGTCACCCCTCAATAACACATAAAGTTGGATGGGAGGCACTAGAAATCGTTTACGAGACAAAGGAATTACTAGCTAGAACCATTGGAGCCAAGGATGTAGAGGAAATAGTGTTCACACATAGCGGCACAGAGGCAAATAACCTAGCTATAATGGGCTACCTACTCAAGAATAGACAGAGAAAGGGCAAAGTCATTGTATCAGCAATTGAGCATCTCAGTGTAATACATCCAGCGGAATACTTAGCTGAACTATTCGGATTCCAGGTTCAACGTATACCAGTAGACACTGAAGGCTTCGTAGACCCGGAGATGCTCAAGTACTATGTTGATAAGGACACAATACTAGTAAGTATACAAATGGTGAACCACGAGATCGGAACAATACAGAATATACGCGAACTAGTAGACACTGCTAAAACCATTAACTCTAACCTTGTATTTCACACCGATGCAGCTGACGCATACGGATGGATGCCAATCGATGTAGACAAGTTAGGCGTGGATTTGTTAACAATCAGTAGCCATAAAATACATGGACCAAGGGGGGGTGGGCGCTCTCTACGTGAAAAAAGGAATAGAGCTGGACTCTCCAATAAAAGGTCAACTCAGTGTAGAGAAGCACTGGCCTGGCGTAGAAAATGTTCCAGCCATAGCAGGTTTCAAGAAGGCTATAGAGCTATTCTTCAGTGA
- a CDS encoding aminotransferase class V-fold PLP-dependent enzyme, with protein MELFFSDFEGRVNYVKTLRDRLLKGILENVPHVLVNGPLGDKRVANNVNVAFLYVEGEAITVELSLHGIYVSSGSACSSRILEPSHVLLAIGRKHEEAHESILFKVSRYHTMDDIEYTLKVLPGAINRLRIISSVKPA; from the coding sequence ATAGAGCTATTCTTCAGTGATTTCGAAGGCAGAGTTAACTATGTGAAGACCCTGAGAGATAGGCTTCTCAAAGGCATATTGGAAAACGTACCCCACGTACTTGTAAATGGTCCATTGGGAGATAAAAGAGTTGCAAATAACGTTAATGTTGCATTTCTCTATGTTGAAGGCGAAGCAATAACAGTCGAGCTAAGTTTGCATGGAATATATGTTTCAAGTGGTAGTGCTTGTTCAAGCCGCATACTAGAGCCAAGCCATGTGTTACTAGCAATAGGCCGCAAACACGAGGAGGCCCATGAGAGCATATTGTTCAAGGTATCCAGGTATCACACCATGGATGATATAGAGTACACCCTCAAAGTACTACCAGGCGCTATTAATAGACTACGAATAATTAGCTCCGTTAAACCAGCATAG
- a CDS encoding MATE family efflux transporter has translation MSIVEKYRDEIVDNDRPIIKTLLKLGVPLMLVQLVHISYHIVDAYWLGQYSSELIAAPRQVWPTFMLFHALSMALSTANLALLSQYVGARMYDKVRETLSKFFTVSLILGVLFSVLYFALREVVFGIMLV, from the coding sequence ATGAGTATAGTTGAAAAATATAGGGATGAAATAGTCGATAATGATAGGCCGATAATAAAGACCCTTCTCAAGCTTGGAGTACCATTGATGCTTGTTCAACTGGTACACATATCATATCATATTGTTGATGCATACTGGCTTGGACAGTATTCAAGTGAGTTGATAGCTGCCCCTAGACAAGTATGGCCTACATTCATGTTATTTCATGCTTTAAGCATGGCTCTTAGTACTGCTAATCTTGCTTTGTTGTCGCAGTACGTTGGTGCAAGAATGTATGATAAGGTAAGAGAAACCTTATCTAAATTCTTCACTGTGTCACTTATACTGGGTGTACTGTTTAGTGTCTTGTATTTTGCTTTAAGAGAAGTAGTATTCGGAATTATGCTAGTATAA
- a CDS encoding MATE family efflux transporter: MLIKIGTPVLAMHVFNSLGFMFQNRLVNSFGVVAAAAFAIGFLIMDLADATMWGITQPVAIMIGQNLGAGNLERSKKIAWRTVLFVLVTTYVGVVLVYSIREWVIWAFTDNLEIYAEALRFINIFMWSLPFFAVFFVAMSVGRGSGRTLVPTIIGFIRIWGLRIALGSILAYILNMEIIGVWVAMTISNFIGGIVSILWIKYGNWNSPIIKRTLPTHSR; the protein is encoded by the coding sequence ATGTTGATAAAGATAGGAACTCCTGTTTTAGCTATGCATGTGTTTAATAGTCTTGGATTCATGTTCCAGAATAGGCTTGTAAACTCCTTTGGAGTAGTGGCTGCGGCGGCCTTTGCAATAGGATTCCTTATAATGGATCTAGCGGATGCTACTATGTGGGGGATTACGCAACCAGTAGCTATAATGATAGGACAAAATCTAGGAGCAGGCAACTTGGAAAGGAGTAAGAAGATTGCGTGGAGAACTGTTCTATTCGTATTAGTTACTACATATGTAGGTGTAGTCCTTGTTTACTCTATAAGGGAGTGGGTTATATGGGCTTTCACCGACAATCTAGAGATCTATGCTGAAGCATTAAGATTCATTAATATCTTCATGTGGAGCCTGCCTTTCTTCGCTGTATTCTTCGTAGCAATGTCCGTTGGTAGAGGCTCAGGCAGAACATTGGTACCAACAATAATTGGTTTCATTAGAATATGGGGTCTACGTATAGCATTAGGCTCAATACTAGCATATATCCTCAACATGGAAATAATAGGTGTGTGGGTGGCCATGACTATAAGTAACTTCATTGGCGGCATTGTAAGTATTCTATGGATAAAATATGGTAATTGGAACAGCCCAATAATAAAGAGAACTCTTCCAACTCATTCACGTTGA
- a CDS encoding M55 family metallopeptidase, which translates to MKIYVSVDIEGLPGVVLPTMTAPWSSQFQRASRIMTRLTNVLADEAFRNGASEVYVADSHGLMTNIDYLELDGRVNIIQGYPRAFSMVSLLDSTFNAIFYLGYHSAAGTPHGTLEHTYNGRVFSEIRVNGIRASEYILNSLYASEQGVPVAFLAGDEYLRKEVEVYTPWVVFVPLKKGVSRYSAISPGLSQIEKAIREGVTEAMSKVKENKVKLLEITKPYKVELVFRDSLIADALEEWDIMERLDAYTLRFTTDSARKMLAIISICSLVGSGIESLKANIR; encoded by the coding sequence ATGAAGATATACGTATCCGTGGATATTGAGGGGTTGCCAGGCGTGGTCCTACCTACAATGACTGCTCCTTGGAGTAGTCAGTTCCAGAGAGCCTCCAGGATAATGACCAGGTTGACAAATGTGCTCGCAGACGAGGCCTTTAGGAATGGGGCTTCAGAAGTATACGTTGCAGATAGTCACGGGTTAATGACTAATATTGATTATCTTGAACTCGATGGTAGAGTAAACATTATACAAGGCTACCCCAGGGCATTCAGTATGGTCAGCCTATTAGACAGCACCTTCAATGCTATCTTCTACCTGGGATACCACTCCGCAGCAGGTACTCCACATGGCACATTAGAACATACGTACAATGGGAGGGTATTCTCCGAGATAAGGGTTAATGGTATAAGGGCAAGTGAATATATTCTCAATAGTCTCTATGCTAGTGAACAAGGTGTTCCAGTAGCGTTCCTTGCTGGAGATGAATATTTAAGAAAAGAAGTAGAAGTGTACACTCCTTGGGTTGTCTTTGTACCATTAAAGAAAGGTGTTTCTAGGTATAGTGCCATATCTCCAGGTCTCAGTCAAATTGAAAAGGCCATCAGAGAGGGTGTTACAGAAGCAATGAGTAAAGTAAAGGAAAACAAAGTTAAACTGCTAGAAATTACTAAGCCATATAAAGTTGAATTAGTATTCAGAGATTCCCTTATAGCTGATGCACTCGAAGAATGGGATATCATGGAGAGGCTTGATGCATACACATTAAGATTCACCACCGACTCGGCAAGAAAAATGCTTGCTATAATATCAATATGCTCGCTAGTCGGTAGCGGTATTGAAAGTCTTAAAGCAAATATAAGATAA
- a CDS encoding ArsB/NhaD family transporter — MHALISIVVFIVVISLVIWGRIHRFYAGLLGVVALLILGVLTPEDIIRYADFNVACLLIGMGIIAYYMEKSGIAAWIAIKFVKKVGRDPFKSLYILSVVGSLISALLDNVSTTILLAPIAINIARSMGVSIVPFVVGVALGANLVGAALMIGDPPSMMVASALDLSFTDFIVFKGKPSIFFIIMVAVPVASATLLFTARSYIDKKNSNNNLVVPDEKQYLKDKVLIAEVISVFTLVVILLSIRSTYNIPLWFPPLLGALLITIMRIRRNNVLEPLRVSVDWLTIGFIVEMTILTGALYKTGVIDTLASYIHLYSRNNIVIASSIIIWASVLISAFIDNIPYFATMIPLVVKLSEISGMNIYTLMWALLLGGSLGGNCTYIGAAANAVAVGIVEKNERKVTFVEFVKLGVPHTVTAVLIGQILHYILYILLP, encoded by the coding sequence ATGCATGCACTCATTTCGATAGTAGTATTCATAGTTGTAATTTCACTAGTGATATGGGGTAGAATACATAGGTTTTATGCTGGTTTACTCGGAGTAGTTGCTTTATTGATTCTTGGTGTACTTACACCTGAGGATATTATTAGGTATGCTGATTTCAATGTGGCATGTCTACTCATTGGAATGGGTATTATTGCATATTATATGGAGAAGTCTGGAATAGCTGCCTGGATAGCAATTAAATTTGTTAAGAAGGTAGGTAGAGATCCTTTTAAATCCCTCTATATACTATCAGTCGTTGGCTCGCTCATATCAGCTTTACTTGATAATGTATCTACAACTATACTTTTGGCTCCAATAGCCATCAATATTGCTAGAAGCATGGGTGTGAGTATAGTACCATTTGTTGTAGGAGTAGCACTTGGAGCTAATCTAGTAGGTGCAGCATTAATGATAGGAGATCCTCCCAGTATGATGGTTGCTTCAGCGCTTGATTTAAGCTTCACGGACTTCATAGTATTCAAAGGCAAACCAAGTATATTCTTTATTATTATGGTAGCAGTACCTGTAGCATCAGCAACATTATTATTCACAGCACGAAGCTATATTGACAAGAAAAATTCCAACAATAATCTCGTAGTGCCTGATGAAAAACAGTATCTCAAGGATAAAGTACTAATTGCAGAGGTAATATCAGTATTTACATTAGTTGTAATACTACTCAGTATACGCTCTACATACAATATCCCTCTATGGTTCCCTCCACTATTAGGAGCATTGTTAATTACTATTATGAGGATTAGGAGAAATAATGTCCTTGAACCACTACGGGTCTCAGTAGATTGGTTGACAATAGGTTTTATAGTGGAAATGACAATATTAACTGGAGCACTTTATAAGACAGGTGTCATAGATACACTAGCAAGTTATATACACTTATATAGTAGAAATAATATTGTTATTGCATCTTCGATAATAATATGGGCATCTGTTCTGATATCGGCGTTTATTGATAATATTCCCTATTTTGCTACTATGATTCCACTCGTAGTAAAGCTCTCCGAGATTTCTGGAATGAATATCTATACCTTAATGTGGGCATTGTTATTGGGAGGTAGTCTAGGTGGTAATTGTACATATATTGGAGCAGCAGCTAATGCTGTTGCAGTGGGTATCGTAGAAAAAAATGAAAGAAAAGTGACCTTTGTGGAGTTCGTTAAATTAGGAGTACCTCATACCGTAACGGCCGTATTGATTGGACAAATTTTGCATTACATATTATATATTCTTCTCCCATAG
- a CDS encoding NAD(P)/FAD-dependent oxidoreductase codes for MIYATGAHERNIHGLGIVGSRVDGVYAAGEVQTLMDIYGILPGKEVVIIGSGDVRLIMARRFALEGAKVKAVVEIMPYPGGLTRNIVQCLLDFNIPLLLSHAVVKIIGRKRVEKVVVAKVDEKLRPIEGTEFEIPCDTVIIAAGLRPNIDLLEKLGVIIDPSTGGPVVNELLETNVPGIFVAGNALVVNDLVDYVVLQGEIAAEGAYIFVTNNGIPIYDWKPIIKVAI; via the coding sequence ATCATATACGCCACTGGTGCACACGAGAGAAATATCCACGGACTCGGAATAGTTGGTAGCAGAGTAGACGGAGTATACGCAGCGGGGGAAGTACAGACGCTAATGGACATTTACGGAATTCTACCTGGAAAGGAAGTAGTGATCATCGGATCTGGTGATGTAAGATTAATAATGGCCAGGAGGTTTGCACTTGAAGGAGCAAAAGTGAAAGCTGTAGTTGAAATAATGCCTTATCCTGGTGGATTAACGAGAAATATTGTTCAATGTCTATTAGATTTTAATATACCACTATTATTAAGTCACGCGGTAGTGAAAATCATAGGTAGGAAAAGGGTGGAAAAAGTAGTAGTAGCCAAGGTAGATGAAAAATTACGACCTATTGAAGGTACAGAATTTGAAATACCTTGCGACACAGTAATAATTGCAGCTGGATTAAGACCCAATATTGATCTACTAGAGAAGCTGGGAGTTATTATTGATCCATCAACTGGAGGTCCCGTAGTGAATGAACTCTTAGAGACAAATGTACCTGGAATATTTGTCGCTGGAAATGCTCTTGTCGTAAATGATCTTGTGGATTATGTAGTGCTTCAGGGCGAAATAGCGGCTGAAGGAGCATATATATTTGTGACAAATAATGGGATTCCTATATATGATTGGAAACCAATCATAAAGGTCGCAATATAA